A genome region from Akkermansiaceae bacterium includes the following:
- a CDS encoding D-tyrosyl-tRNA(Tyr) deacylase, which yields MRVLLQRVSSASVSIKGERISSIGPGFLALLGIAGGDDESDGGWLCGKIARMRVFADEDGKMNRSVLDVGGDILVVSQFTLHASTKKGNRPSFLDAAAPAHSEPLYESFCAALEAEIGKPVARGVFGADMKVSLTNDGPVTIWLDSRDRE from the coding sequence ATGCGAGTTCTCCTACAACGTGTTTCCTCCGCCTCCGTCAGCATTAAGGGGGAACGGATTTCCTCCATCGGCCCCGGTTTTCTCGCATTGCTGGGGATCGCGGGCGGGGATGATGAAAGCGACGGCGGATGGCTGTGCGGGAAAATCGCGCGGATGAGGGTGTTTGCGGATGAGGATGGGAAAATGAACCGCTCCGTCCTCGATGTCGGAGGGGATATCCTGGTTGTCAGCCAGTTCACGCTCCATGCCTCCACAAAAAAGGGCAACCGCCCTTCATTCCTCGATGCCGCCGCCCCCGCGCATTCCGAGCCGCTCTACGAATCGTTCTGCGCGGCCTTGGAGGCGGAGATCGGCAAGCCTGTCGCCCGCGGCGTCTTCGGAGCCGACATGAAAGTCTCCCTGACCAACGACGGCCCGGTGACCATCTGGCTGGATAGCCGGGACAGGGAGTAG
- the dnaB gene encoding replicative DNA helicase, which produces MAESPKKAPANLFSAGPDKGTQPMDDVTRALPHAVGPEKSLLSTMLQDPQEYIGRAVEEKLTHSHFYLPGHSTLFGFLIQLFEAGHEVELVSLVQRLLDKGLLEKCGGPGYLTELYTYAPSPGHFHHHLQHVKDKFILRSIIRSSNEAVAMAYEAPDEVPELLDSVEQSILAIRESAETSQGQTLKQTVEEVMRNFQMLISKEKVSAGISTGFEELDRKSGGLKAGEMFVVAARPSMGKTSFMMNIVENICLDQGKPCMVFSCEMSSAQLVQRLLFARAKFAVSQLTRGYSPKKQELERIRNASQQIIDSKLFIDDTAGISINELRAKARRKKRDENIEFIAIDYLQLMKSRTKQAENSREREIAEISGGIKALAKELSIPILILAQLNRGPEGRTGKSLGVPRMSDLRESGSIEQDADLVGLLYRNKYYAENEEERAALEGKAELVLAKNRNGETGGIPLTFVEELMRFETGPPAEEPE; this is translated from the coding sequence ATGGCCGAATCCCCGAAAAAAGCACCCGCAAATCTCTTTTCCGCAGGCCCCGACAAAGGCACTCAGCCGATGGACGACGTCACCCGCGCCCTCCCGCACGCCGTCGGGCCGGAAAAGTCCCTGCTCTCAACCATGCTCCAGGATCCGCAGGAATACATAGGCCGGGCGGTGGAGGAAAAACTCACCCACTCCCATTTCTACCTGCCGGGCCACTCGACGCTCTTCGGCTTTCTCATCCAACTCTTCGAGGCGGGGCACGAGGTGGAACTCGTCTCGCTGGTGCAGCGGCTGCTCGACAAGGGCTTGCTGGAGAAATGCGGCGGCCCGGGCTACCTGACGGAGCTGTACACCTATGCGCCCAGCCCGGGGCATTTCCACCACCACCTCCAGCATGTGAAGGACAAGTTCATCCTTCGCTCCATCATCCGCAGCTCGAACGAGGCGGTGGCGATGGCCTATGAGGCGCCCGACGAGGTGCCGGAGCTCCTCGATTCCGTTGAGCAATCCATTCTCGCCATCCGCGAGAGCGCGGAGACCAGCCAGGGGCAGACGCTCAAGCAGACCGTCGAGGAGGTGATGCGGAATTTCCAGATGCTCATCTCCAAGGAGAAGGTCTCGGCGGGGATCAGCACCGGCTTCGAGGAGCTGGACAGGAAATCCGGCGGCCTCAAGGCGGGGGAAATGTTCGTCGTCGCCGCCCGCCCCTCGATGGGAAAGACCTCGTTCATGATGAACATCGTGGAAAACATCTGCCTCGACCAAGGCAAGCCGTGCATGGTCTTCTCCTGCGAGATGAGCTCCGCCCAGCTTGTCCAGCGCCTGCTATTCGCGCGCGCGAAGTTCGCCGTCTCCCAGCTCACCCGTGGATACTCCCCCAAGAAACAGGAGTTGGAGCGCATCCGCAACGCATCGCAGCAGATCATCGATTCCAAGCTCTTCATCGACGACACCGCAGGAATCTCCATCAACGAGCTGCGCGCGAAAGCCCGCCGCAAGAAGCGCGATGAGAACATCGAGTTCATCGCCATCGACTACCTCCAGCTCATGAAATCCCGCACCAAGCAGGCGGAGAACTCACGTGAACGCGAGATCGCGGAAATCTCCGGCGGCATCAAGGCTTTGGCGAAAGAGCTCAGCATCCCCATCCTCATCCTCGCCCAGCTCAACCGCGGCCCGGAAGGGCGGACGGGGAAAAGCCTCGGCGTCCCGCGAATGTCCGACCTGCGCGAGTCCGGTTCCATCGAGCAGGACGCCGACCTCGTCGGCCTCCTCTACCGGAACAAATACTATGCCGAAAACGAGGAGGAACGCGCCGCCCTGGAAGGCAAGGCGGAGCTCGTCCTCGCGAAAAACCGCAACGGCGAGACCGGCGGCATCCCTCTCACCTTCGTGGAGGAACTCATGCGCTTCGAGACCGGCCCGCCTGCGGAAGAGCCGGAGTGA
- a CDS encoding sulfatase: MKMKTLALPFLLACAPLSAAADKPNIVFLLVDDLGWGDFGCYGAEFNETPHIDKLAEDGMRFTNAYAACTVCSPSRAAILSGCYPARLHLTDWIAGHNNPKAKLKIPDWKMKIDHERVLLPEALKEAGYATGFFGKWHLMPNGQPDFEEHFPTDHGFDTNVGGREWGQPKGPGKYFSPFGMPGLDDGKPGDFLTDKLTDAAVDFLGNTKRDQPFLLYFSYYTVHAPLMAPPELVEKYTKKAETFDNAKDEWLDPRRAGMVERLDDSVGRIVAKLEEMGIADDTVIILTGDNGGDDRRTSGGLRDYKGFSHEGAVREPLIVKWPGKIDAASSCGVPVIGMDFYPTILDLAGLEQRPDQHMDGISIANLLKDPEASLPRETLFWHYPHYHRTKPYGAIRHGDWKLIEFFENGNTELYDLKEDPSEKRDLSKENPAKAAELLGKLAAWRKASGAQMMTPNPNYDPGAGKGKRGKKPAKN, encoded by the coding sequence ATGAAAATGAAAACCCTTGCCCTCCCGTTCCTTCTGGCATGCGCCCCACTCTCCGCGGCAGCGGACAAGCCCAACATCGTTTTCCTGCTGGTTGATGACCTTGGGTGGGGGGACTTCGGCTGCTACGGGGCGGAATTCAACGAGACCCCGCACATCGACAAGCTCGCCGAGGACGGCATGCGTTTCACCAACGCCTACGCCGCCTGCACCGTCTGCTCGCCCAGCCGCGCCGCCATCCTCAGCGGCTGCTATCCGGCACGCCTGCACCTGACGGATTGGATCGCGGGTCACAACAACCCCAAGGCGAAGCTCAAAATCCCGGATTGGAAAATGAAAATCGACCATGAACGGGTGCTGCTCCCCGAGGCGCTCAAGGAGGCGGGCTACGCCACCGGATTTTTCGGCAAATGGCACCTCATGCCCAACGGCCAGCCTGATTTCGAGGAGCATTTCCCCACCGACCACGGCTTCGACACCAACGTCGGTGGCCGCGAATGGGGGCAGCCCAAGGGGCCGGGCAAATATTTCTCGCCCTTCGGCATGCCGGGTCTGGATGACGGCAAGCCAGGCGATTTCCTGACAGACAAGCTCACCGATGCGGCCGTCGATTTCCTCGGCAACACAAAACGCGACCAACCCTTCCTGCTTTATTTTTCCTACTACACCGTGCACGCGCCGCTGATGGCACCGCCGGAACTGGTGGAAAAATACACGAAGAAGGCAGAGACCTTCGACAACGCCAAGGACGAGTGGCTCGACCCGAGGAGGGCGGGCATGGTCGAGAGACTCGATGACAGCGTTGGCCGCATCGTCGCGAAACTTGAGGAAATGGGCATCGCCGATGACACCGTGATCATCCTGACCGGGGACAACGGCGGCGATGACAGGAGGACGAGCGGCGGTTTGCGGGATTACAAGGGCTTCTCCCATGAAGGTGCGGTCAGGGAGCCGCTTATCGTGAAATGGCCGGGCAAGATCGACGCCGCATCTTCCTGCGGGGTGCCTGTGATCGGCATGGACTTCTATCCGACCATACTCGATCTCGCCGGGCTGGAGCAGCGCCCGGATCAGCACATGGACGGCATCAGCATCGCCAATCTCCTGAAAGATCCCGAGGCCTCCTTGCCCCGCGAAACCCTCTTCTGGCACTACCCGCATTACCACCGCACCAAGCCCTACGGCGCGATACGGCATGGCGATTGGAAACTGATCGAGTTCTTCGAGAACGGGAACACCGAGCTCTACGACCTGAAGGAAGACCCTTCCGAGAAAAGGGATCTTTCAAAGGAAAACCCCGCCAAGGCGGCGGAGCTGTTAGGGAAGCTGGCCGCATGGCGCAAGGCCTCCGGCGCACAGATGATGACACCGAACCCGAACTACGATCCTGGCGCCGGGAAGGGAAAGCGTGGGAAAAAGCCCGCCAAGAACTGA
- a CDS encoding nucleoside deaminase → MDEFLQAAVDEARKGLREGGIPIGSVIVLDGEIIGRGHNRRIQKGSTILHGEMDALENAGRIAPATYRRCTLYTTLSPCPMCSGAILLYRIPRVVIGENRTFLGAEDHLRANGVEMTVANDPACVEMMQDFIAANPSLWNEDIGEI, encoded by the coding sequence ATGGATGAATTTCTGCAAGCTGCGGTTGACGAGGCCAGGAAAGGCCTCCGCGAGGGGGGCATACCCATAGGCAGCGTGATCGTCCTGGATGGGGAAATCATCGGCCGCGGCCACAACCGGCGCATCCAGAAAGGCAGCACCATCCTCCACGGGGAAATGGATGCCCTGGAGAACGCAGGCCGCATTGCCCCGGCCACCTACCGCAGATGCACCCTCTACACCACGCTCTCCCCCTGCCCCATGTGCAGCGGGGCGATCCTCCTCTACAGGATCCCCCGGGTGGTGATTGGGGAAAACAGGACATTCCTCGGTGCGGAAGACCACCTCCGGGCAAACGGTGTCGAGATGACCGTCGCCAACGATCCGGCCTGCGTTGAAATGATGCAGGACTTCATAGCCGCCAACCCTTCCCTCTGGAACGAGGACATAGGCGAGATCTGA
- a CDS encoding LOG family protein, producing MPKVRLAGTVTGERDRNRETRAKLLYQLFSKGWDIYNSNGDQRISLSNIERKIIEADAFVFTPGATLEDLFKAVSIFVGYQTLDRNLENKPTVLLNSDQSWTPLYALLAHLNAMGTVKQDPRDYLLSADHVEDVIELLDRARQIGLPDAGRERTGEPAGPSFETPLPEGHIGNVCVFCSASIEKEDYLADGYQLGKSLAESGFGCVSGAGNSGIMGEVVRGSVDAGGWAGGSNVPHIIELEGLPEGLSSFWLRPDIYTRMEIMIERSDAFVIFPGGAGTVQEMLALMIFKHQGNKGMEGKPVIVFDRLDRNGMRFWTPLIKLLGEWCYDGEFVVVDELSEIVPKVRELMAKA from the coding sequence ATGCCAAAGGTAAGATTAGCCGGAACGGTTACGGGAGAGAGGGACCGCAACAGGGAAACGAGGGCGAAACTGCTCTACCAGCTCTTCAGCAAGGGCTGGGACATCTACAACTCCAACGGCGACCAGCGGATCTCGCTTTCCAACATTGAGCGGAAGATCATCGAGGCGGATGCCTTCGTGTTCACACCCGGGGCGACGCTTGAGGACCTGTTCAAGGCGGTGTCGATATTCGTCGGTTACCAGACATTGGACAGGAACCTGGAGAACAAGCCGACCGTGCTGCTCAACTCCGACCAGTCATGGACGCCGCTCTACGCGCTTCTCGCCCATCTCAACGCGATGGGGACGGTGAAGCAGGACCCGCGGGATTACCTGCTCTCCGCGGATCATGTCGAGGATGTCATCGAACTCCTCGACCGTGCCCGGCAGATCGGATTGCCCGATGCCGGGAGGGAGCGGACGGGCGAGCCCGCAGGGCCGTCCTTCGAGACCCCGCTGCCCGAGGGGCACATCGGGAATGTCTGCGTGTTCTGCTCCGCCTCGATCGAGAAGGAGGACTACCTTGCCGATGGCTACCAGCTCGGAAAAAGCCTTGCGGAGAGTGGCTTCGGCTGTGTTTCCGGGGCGGGGAATTCGGGGATCATGGGGGAGGTTGTGCGCGGCTCGGTGGATGCCGGCGGTTGGGCGGGAGGTTCAAACGTCCCGCACATCATCGAGCTGGAGGGGCTTCCCGAGGGGCTTTCCAGCTTCTGGCTCAGGCCGGACATCTACACCCGCATGGAAATCATGATCGAGCGCTCCGATGCGTTCGTCATTTTCCCCGGCGGGGCGGGCACCGTGCAGGAAATGCTGGCGCTGATGATCTTCAAGCACCAGGGGAACAAGGGCATGGAGGGCAAGCCGGTGATCGTCTTCGACAGGCTCGACAGGAACGGGATGCGCTTCTGGACGCCGCTCATCAAGCTCCTCGGCGAATGGTGCTACGACGGGGAGTTCGTCGTGGTGGACGAGCTTTCGGAGATCGTCCCGAAGGTCAGGGAACTCATGGCAAAGGCATGA
- a CDS encoding NAD(+)/NADH kinase, with product MGLKVGILLNPQKPAGLKTMLALRAALVGRGCECILDHRTAEMAGEKGGVSASQFAGLVDLAAVLGGDGTMMHAVSRFGKFEKPVAGINIGNLGFLTSCTDADIEGFADAVTSGRYSICPRVLLEATVIRPDASTVVYHALNEVTMARGETGRLVTLKAMVNGEWLNRYRADGLIVATPTGSTAYSLSAGGPLIAPQSSVMVITPICPHSLSQRSLVLSDDSVIEISPERADDGPMLFTVDGRDTTRIDPGDRVIVRKSDRTFNLLRLEGTSFYEALRQKLGWHSV from the coding sequence ATGGGATTGAAAGTAGGGATACTGCTCAACCCGCAGAAACCGGCGGGACTGAAAACGATGCTCGCCTTGCGGGCGGCGCTGGTGGGGCGCGGCTGTGAGTGCATCCTGGATCACAGGACGGCCGAAATGGCAGGTGAAAAAGGCGGGGTCTCCGCGTCGCAATTCGCCGGGCTTGTCGATCTTGCGGCGGTGCTCGGCGGGGACGGCACGATGATGCACGCCGTCTCCCGTTTCGGGAAATTCGAGAAACCCGTGGCCGGCATAAACATCGGCAACCTCGGTTTCCTGACAAGCTGCACGGATGCGGACATCGAGGGCTTCGCCGATGCGGTGACTTCAGGCCGCTACTCGATCTGCCCCAGGGTTCTGCTTGAGGCGACGGTCATCCGTCCCGATGCCTCGACCGTCGTTTACCACGCATTGAACGAGGTCACCATGGCCCGCGGCGAGACCGGGCGCCTGGTGACGCTCAAGGCGATGGTCAACGGGGAGTGGCTCAACCGCTACCGCGCCGACGGCCTCATCGTCGCCACCCCGACCGGCTCCACCGCATACTCCCTTTCGGCAGGCGGCCCTCTCATCGCGCCGCAATCCTCGGTGATGGTCATCACCCCCATCTGCCCCCACAGCCTCAGCCAGAGGTCGCTGGTCCTGTCCGACGATTCCGTGATCGAAATCTCCCCAGAACGCGCCGACGACGGGCCGATGCTGTTCACCGTCGATGGGAGGGACACCACCCGTATCGATCCGGGCGACCGGGTGATTGTGAGGAAGTCCGACCGCACCTTCAATCTCCTGCGCTTGGAGGGGACTTCGTTTTACGAGGCACTACGGCAAAAGCTTGGCTGGCACTCTGTCTGA
- a CDS encoding 3-methyladenine DNA glycosylase: MGLEILRTDEWEAIASTHLAAACVFTGAARLRRDRGRRHPVEDFLFDYYPYKFALLEQWHPGLGVALEFQDRESLPERFRGNAYRIHGNLCFADPARLSDKESGRLQWIAGLLRATQSHAPNFACHGLHEWAMVYRAEEIRHASLAPLRLPQAEIDALIESRPVACTHHDAFRFFAKQARPFNRIQPSLETRHENEQPGCVHANMDLYKWAAKSMPWIGSSLLLESFRLASELRDLDMRASPYDLSAWGVVPVKIETPEGRRQYEWEQRRHAAAAAELRARLIHAIEGALPSSDRVPAKLLP; the protein is encoded by the coding sequence ATGGGACTGGAGATCCTCCGAACGGACGAGTGGGAAGCGATCGCCTCCACCCACCTCGCGGCGGCTTGCGTTTTCACCGGAGCCGCCCGGCTTCGTCGTGACCGCGGGCGGCGGCATCCAGTGGAAGATTTCCTTTTCGATTACTATCCCTACAAGTTCGCGCTGCTGGAGCAGTGGCATCCGGGGCTAGGTGTCGCGCTTGAGTTCCAAGACCGGGAAAGCCTGCCGGAGCGATTCCGGGGGAACGCCTACCGGATCCACGGAAACCTCTGCTTCGCCGATCCGGCGCGGCTTTCCGATAAGGAAAGCGGGCGACTCCAATGGATCGCCGGACTGCTGCGCGCGACGCAATCCCACGCCCCGAACTTTGCCTGCCACGGGCTTCATGAATGGGCAATGGTTTACCGCGCCGAGGAGATACGGCATGCCTCGCTGGCACCGCTGCGGCTGCCGCAGGCGGAGATCGATGCGCTCATCGAGTCCCGCCCCGTCGCCTGCACCCACCACGATGCGTTCCGGTTTTTCGCGAAGCAGGCACGCCCATTCAACCGCATCCAGCCATCCCTGGAAACCCGCCACGAAAACGAGCAGCCGGGCTGCGTCCATGCCAACATGGATCTCTACAAATGGGCCGCGAAATCCATGCCCTGGATCGGTTCGTCCCTTCTGCTGGAAAGCTTCCGGCTCGCCTCAGAACTGCGCGATCTGGACATGCGCGCCAGCCCCTATGATCTCTCCGCATGGGGTGTCGTCCCGGTGAAAATCGAAACCCCGGAAGGGCGCAGGCAATACGAATGGGAGCAACGCCGACACGCCGCCGCTGCGGCTGAACTTCGCGCCCGGCTCATCCACGCCATCGAGGGCGCACTGCCGTCCTCAGACAGAGTGCCAGCCAAGCTTTTGCCGTAG
- a CDS encoding DEAD/DEAH box helicase family protein, with protein sequence MPTPEQSARETIDAMLAAAGWAVQDIKELNLAASRGVAVREMQSFSGFADYILFVDGKALGIVEAKKVGTTLSAVAEQSARYTTAKNWIPQRWADPLPFTYQTTGVETNFRDQRDPDSRSRPVFAFHRPEHLVDLVQQPDTLRARLRNFPELNTAPLRDCQIDAISNLEKSLADNRPRALLQMATGSGKTYTAVTQAYRLIKHAGAKRILFLVDRGNLGRQTVREFQNFTTPDDGRSFTDLYNVQMLGPAGIDPVCSVTVSTIQRLYAQLANNAQFDDEADEHSGYEGAGSTAGKEPLPVTYNPRIPIESFDFVIVDECHRSIYNLWKQVLEYFDAFLIGLTATPSKATLGFFDQNLVTEYPHVQAVADGVNVGYDIYRIKTRVSEQGTKLDAGFDYQKRDRLTREKRWAVQDEEESFQKTQLDRSVVVPDQIRKIIATFREKLFTDLFPGRTGDWVPKTLIFAKDDNHAEDIVNHVRAEFGKGNDFCKKVTYKASGKSEDIIKAFRTAPEFRIAVTVDMIATGTDIKPLECLLFLRDVRSQLYFEQMKGRGTRTIDPTDLATVTPDAGAKTRFALVDAVGVTESDKTDSRPLERKPTVAFDQLLKNVAIGHRDEDTLTSLANRLARLDRSLSDSDKAELQATGGISLKQLASDLLKATDPDNVAAVSNRHANLPPEQALQKAREELANKASAPIATNPAFRDLLESKRRDREITIDHLASDEVLETGYDEEKAKGLITNWKQFLEDNQNEITALQILYNKPHAKRHLVYEELKALAEAIARPPYHIAPAEVWSAYEHLEKRPLTRNPVKILTNLISLVRHTADPELTPLAPFPELVETRYQQWLAQHGERFNDAQRQWLAVIKNYVALNGAFATDDQAAYLDAWQSVDSDEGVPLAVARKAFGGDPKDIIEELNTILVA encoded by the coding sequence ATGCCGACCCCTGAACAATCCGCCCGCGAAACCATCGACGCCATGTTGGCGGCGGCGGGCTGGGCGGTGCAGGACATCAAGGAACTGAACCTCGCCGCCTCGCGTGGCGTCGCTGTCCGCGAGATGCAATCCTTCAGCGGCTTTGCCGACTACATCCTCTTCGTCGATGGCAAGGCGCTCGGCATCGTCGAGGCGAAGAAAGTCGGCACCACGCTCTCCGCCGTCGCGGAGCAATCCGCCCGCTACACCACCGCGAAGAACTGGATCCCGCAGCGCTGGGCGGATCCGCTGCCCTTCACCTACCAGACCACCGGCGTCGAGACGAACTTCCGCGACCAGCGCGACCCCGACTCCCGCTCGCGCCCCGTCTTCGCCTTCCACCGGCCAGAGCACCTCGTCGATCTCGTCCAGCAGCCCGATACCCTCCGCGCCCGCCTCCGGAACTTCCCCGAGCTGAACACCGCACCGCTCCGCGACTGCCAGATCGACGCCATTTCGAACCTCGAAAAATCCCTCGCCGACAACCGCCCGCGCGCCCTCCTCCAGATGGCCACCGGCTCCGGCAAGACCTACACCGCCGTCACCCAGGCCTACCGCCTCATCAAGCACGCCGGAGCCAAGCGCATCCTCTTCCTCGTCGATCGCGGAAACCTCGGCCGCCAGACCGTCCGCGAGTTCCAGAACTTCACCACCCCCGACGACGGCCGCAGCTTCACCGACCTCTACAACGTCCAGATGCTCGGCCCCGCAGGCATCGATCCCGTCTGCAGCGTCACCGTCTCCACCATCCAGCGCCTCTACGCCCAGCTTGCGAACAACGCCCAGTTCGACGACGAGGCCGACGAGCACTCCGGCTACGAAGGCGCGGGCAGCACAGCAGGCAAGGAGCCGCTTCCCGTCACCTACAATCCCCGCATCCCCATCGAGTCCTTCGACTTCGTCATCGTCGATGAATGCCACCGCTCCATCTACAATCTCTGGAAGCAGGTTCTCGAATACTTCGACGCCTTCCTCATCGGCCTCACCGCCACCCCCAGCAAGGCCACCCTCGGCTTCTTCGACCAGAATCTCGTCACCGAGTATCCCCACGTCCAGGCCGTCGCCGATGGCGTCAACGTCGGCTACGACATCTACCGCATCAAGACCCGCGTCTCCGAGCAGGGCACCAAGCTCGATGCCGGCTTCGACTACCAGAAGCGCGACCGCCTCACCCGGGAGAAACGCTGGGCCGTCCAGGACGAGGAGGAATCCTTCCAGAAAACCCAGCTCGACCGCTCCGTCGTCGTCCCCGACCAGATCCGGAAGATCATCGCCACCTTCCGGGAAAAACTCTTCACCGATCTCTTTCCCGGCCGCACCGGCGACTGGGTGCCCAAGACCCTCATCTTCGCCAAGGACGACAACCACGCCGAGGACATCGTCAACCACGTCCGCGCGGAATTCGGCAAGGGCAACGACTTCTGCAAAAAGGTCACCTACAAGGCCAGCGGCAAGTCCGAGGACATCATCAAGGCCTTCCGCACCGCCCCCGAGTTCCGCATCGCCGTCACCGTCGACATGATCGCCACCGGCACCGACATCAAGCCCCTCGAGTGCCTGCTCTTCCTGCGCGATGTCCGCTCCCAGCTCTACTTCGAGCAGATGAAAGGGCGGGGGACACGCACCATCGATCCCACCGACCTCGCCACCGTCACCCCGGATGCCGGAGCCAAGACCCGCTTCGCCCTCGTCGATGCCGTCGGCGTCACCGAGTCCGACAAGACCGACTCCCGCCCCCTTGAGCGCAAGCCCACCGTCGCCTTCGACCAGCTTCTCAAAAACGTCGCCATCGGCCACCGCGACGAAGACACCCTCACCAGCCTCGCCAACCGCCTCGCCCGCCTCGACCGCTCGCTCAGCGATTCCGACAAAGCCGAACTCCAGGCCACCGGCGGCATCTCCCTCAAGCAGCTCGCCTCCGATCTCCTTAAAGCCACCGATCCCGACAACGTGGCGGCGGTTTCCAACCGCCATGCCAATCTCCCTCCCGAACAAGCCCTTCAAAAAGCCCGCGAGGAACTCGCAAACAAGGCCTCCGCCCCCATCGCCACCAATCCCGCCTTCCGCGACCTCCTCGAAAGCAAACGCCGCGACCGCGAGATCACCATCGACCACCTCGCCAGCGACGAAGTCCTCGAGACCGGCTACGACGAGGAAAAAGCCAAAGGCCTCATCACCAACTGGAAACAATTCCTCGAAGACAACCAGAACGAAATCACCGCCCTCCAGATCCTTTACAACAAGCCCCACGCCAAGCGGCACCTCGTTTACGAGGAACTCAAAGCCCTGGCCGAAGCCATCGCCCGTCCGCCCTATCACATCGCCCCCGCCGAAGTCTGGTCCGCCTACGAGCATCTGGAGAAACGCCCGCTCACCCGCAACCCCGTCAAGATCCTTACCAACCTCATCTCCCTCGTCCGCCACACCGCCGATCCCGAGCTCACCCCGCTCGCGCCATTCCCTGAACTCGTCGAAACCCGCTACCAGCAATGGCTCGCCCAACACGGGGAGCGCTTCAACGACGCCCAGCGCCAATGGCTAGCCGTCATAAAGAACTACGTCGCCCTCAACGGCGCCTTCGCCACCGACGACCAGGCCGCCTACCTCGATGCTTGGCAAAGCGTGGATTCCGATGAAGGCGTCCCCCTTGCTGTCGCCCGCAAAGCCTTCGGAGGCGATCCCAAGGACATCATCGAGGAACTCAACACCATCCTCGTCGCCTGA
- a CDS encoding helix-turn-helix domain-containing protein translates to MKIIYEKVSNPLADAFAEPFSLESEIEFCKLEAVEELLQFMKREGINRSELADRMGVPPSRITRLLNGSENLTIATLVRAGRAVGGELKIRFQPAAKSKAAKPKAAAASTSKVAEDPTPYRAKRKPKA, encoded by the coding sequence ATGAAGATCATTTACGAGAAAGTCAGCAATCCGCTCGCCGACGCCTTCGCCGAGCCGTTCTCCCTCGAGAGCGAAATCGAATTCTGCAAGCTTGAGGCCGTCGAGGAGCTCCTCCAGTTCATGAAGCGCGAAGGCATCAACCGCAGCGAACTCGCCGACCGCATGGGCGTACCTCCCTCCCGCATCACACGGCTGCTCAACGGCAGCGAAAACCTCACCATCGCCACCCTCGTCCGCGCCGGTCGTGCCGTCGGCGGTGAATTGAAGATCCGCTTCCAGCCCGCCGCAAAAAGCAAAGCCGCGAAACCCAAAGCCGCCGCAGCATCCACCTCCAAAGTCGCCGAAGATCCCACTCCCTACCGCGCGAAACGCAAACCCAAGGCGTGA
- a CDS encoding AAA family ATPase encodes MKKILIIAGPNGAGKTTFAEELLPNEAGCPEFVNADLIAAGLSPFQPEQVAFTAGRLMLERMSDLVSRGKSFALETTLSSRTYLRLIPQWKMAGYTVKLCFLRLPDAGFAVQRVAQRVSFGGHNIPVETIHRRYLRGWKHLKEDYIGIVDEWAIYDASHTPPILMETGDNSASEKLMEDVTLYRTDSGKPTPVKPLNDPDFIGMDAAIKRASAKAIAKARAAGLEPIVSNPEDLPKQP; translated from the coding sequence GTGAAGAAAATCCTCATCATCGCCGGGCCCAACGGGGCGGGGAAGACCACCTTTGCGGAGGAACTCCTCCCAAACGAAGCGGGTTGCCCGGAATTCGTGAACGCCGATCTCATCGCCGCCGGGCTGAGCCCCTTCCAGCCGGAGCAGGTTGCTTTCACCGCAGGCCGGCTGATGCTGGAGAGGATGAGCGATCTTGTTTCGCGAGGGAAAAGTTTCGCCTTGGAGACCACGCTTTCCTCCCGCACCTACCTCCGCCTCATTCCACAGTGGAAGATGGCCGGATATACCGTGAAGCTCTGTTTCCTGAGACTCCCGGACGCCGGGTTCGCCGTGCAAAGGGTGGCGCAGAGGGTCTCCTTCGGAGGGCACAATATCCCCGTGGAAACAATCCACCGCCGCTACCTCCGTGGCTGGAAGCACCTGAAAGAGGATTACATTGGCATTGTCGATGAATGGGCGATTTACGATGCTTCCCACACGCCGCCAATCCTCATGGAAACGGGCGATAACTCCGCCTCTGAAAAGCTTATGGAAGATGTCACCCTTTACCGCACAGACTCTGGCAAGCCCACGCCTGTGAAGCCGCTCAACGATCCCGACTTCATCGGCATGGACGCGGCCATCAAGCGTGCCTCCGCCAAAGCCATCGCGAAAGCCCGCGCCGCTGGCTTGGAACCCATCGTCAGCAATCCCGAGGATCTCCCCAAACAACCCTGA